Proteins co-encoded in one Pogoniulus pusillus isolate bPogPus1 chromosome 15, bPogPus1.pri, whole genome shotgun sequence genomic window:
- the FBXO7 gene encoding F-box only protein 7 has product MKLRVRLQKRTAPLEVQGAAPTLGELRAQLRRALLPAWGYSSDTEFSITLNRKDALTEDEKTLASYGIVSGDLICLLLEADGQPNLPLPPPTPSPLHNGHEPSPLIPNKSQAKSPKEGQNEQPDNQKVQVEVQKSDERAGSSLEFPSGLVPEDADLEQGTGSYPSEPMLCSEAADGEIPHSLEMLYLSAECTSAADALIVLVHLLMMEAGYVPQGTEAKTVSMPEKWRGNGVYKLQYTHPLCEEGSAGLTCVPLADLVAINATLKINKEIKGVKRIQLLPASFVCFQEPEKISSVYKDLQKLSRLFKDQLVYSLLAAARQALNLPDVFGLVVLPLELKLRIFRLLDVRSLLSLSAVCRDLYAASNDQLLWRFMYLRDFRDPVARPRDTDWKELYKKKLKQKKEALRWRHTMFLPPTPHPIPFHPNPFYPNPFPPSPFPSNPIYPPMIIGGEYDERPTLPYVGDPINSLIPGPGEAPGQFPPFRPHFDPIGSLPGANPTLPGRAGPSERFPPRPSRGRSMDIRRAFI; this is encoded by the exons TTCTGATACTGAGTTCTCAATAACATTGAATAGAAAAGATGCTCTCACAGAAGATGAGAAGACCTTGGCTTCATATGGGATTGTTTCTGGTGATTTGATATGTTTGTTACTAGAAGCAGATGGACAACCTAACctacctcttcctcctcctactCCTTCTCCACTTCACAATGGTCATGAGCCATCCCCCTTGATCCCGAACAAAAGTCAGGCCAAGAGTCCAAAAGAAGGGCAGAATGAGCAACCTGACAACCAGAAAGTTCAGGTGGAAGTTCAAAAGAGTGATGAGAGA GCAGGCTCCAGCCTAGAATTTCCTTCTGGATTAGTCCCAGAAGATGCTGACTTGGAACAAGGTACAGGTTCCTATCCCTCTGAACCCATGCtgtgcagtgaagctgctgatGGTGAAATACCACATTCCTTAGAGATGCTCTACCTTTCTGCTGAGTGTACCAGTGCTGCTGATGCCTTGATTGTTCTTGTACACCTTCTCATGATGGAGGCAGGCTATGTGCCTCAG GGAACAGAAGCTAAGACAGTGTCTATGCCAGAGAAATGGAGAGGGAATGGTGTTTACAAGCTACAGTACACACATCCGCTTTGTGAAGAGGGTTCTGCTGGTTTGACTTGTGTGCCTTTAGCAGATCTTGTTGCTATTAATG caacattaaaaataaacaaagagaTTAAAGGTGTAAAGAGGATACAGCTATTGCCGGCATCCTTCGTTTGCTTTCAGGAGCCAG AAAAGATTTCAAGTGTTTACAAAGACCTTCAGAAATTATCCCGCCTCTTTAAAGACCAGCTGGTTTACTCTCTTCTGGCTGCTGCCCGACAAG CTCTGAACTTGCCAGATGTGTTTGGGTTAGTGGTTCTTCCTCTTGAGCTGAAGCTTCGGATTTTCAGACTTCTGGATGTTCGTTCACTCCTGTCTCTTTCTGCTGTTTGCCGCGATCTCTATGCAGCCTCAAATGACCAGCTTCTGTGGAGGTTTATGTATCTGCGAGACTTCCGAG ATCCTGTTGCAAGGCCTCGTGACACAGACTGGAAAGAA CTATACAAGAAAAAGTTAAAACAGAAGAAGGAGGCTCTGAGATGGAGGCACACGATGTTTCTGCCCCCTACACCTCATCCAATCCCCTTtcatcccaacccattctatcctAATCCTTTTCCTCCCAGCCCATTTCCATCAAACCCCATCTATCCCCCAATGATCATTGGTGGGGAATATGATGAGAGACCAACACTTCCATATGTTGGAGACCCAATTAACTCGCTCATTCCAGGCCCAGGAGAAGCACCAGGCCAGTTTCCTCCATTCAGACCACATTTTGACCCAATTGGTTCCTTACCTGGAGCTAACCCTACACTTCCAGGACGAGCTGGTCCCAGTGAGAGGTTTCCACCCAGGCCTAGCCGGGGCCGCTCCATGGACATTCGCCGTGCATTCATTTGA